One window from the genome of Chroococcidiopsis sp. TS-821 encodes:
- a CDS encoding iron uptake porin, with protein MTKIFWNALRLSPVLLGATLLLADRVQANETPADIVVPTATTSQVASQVEPAPQMVISQAPTNNSLAQVTSVSQLSDVQPTDWAFQALQSLVERYGCIAGYPDGTYRGNRALTRFEFAAGLNACLDRVNELIATATADQVTREDLATLQRLQEEFAAEIATLRGRVDALEAQTAELEANQFSTTTVLNGEVIFGISDVFGDSAVGGADLEYNTVVGARARLNFDTSFTGKDRLRTRLQAANLDNNSDETGTAMTRLGFDTNTGNDVEIDDFYYRFPIGNAALVQLNFTNAELDDNIFTFNPAFESSGSGAISRYGRFSPIYRQAEGGAGITLTLNPDGPLSLSGAFFAPDAEDPGTGSGLFNGAYGAIGQLSWRANDTFSIGATYARTYQNTESGINLFGSTGSANANAPFGEVATEANHYGVQASLKLGTTLNLSGWVGYSTADALAGPNAGADANMFYWATALAIQDLGREGSQLGLIFGQPPRVTDSALVEDPDTSYHLEGLYRLQLTENVAITPGVLVIFNPEHNNANDTIYVGTLRTTFSF; from the coding sequence ATGACAAAAATATTCTGGAATGCTTTGCGGCTCAGTCCAGTCCTATTAGGAGCAACCCTGCTGCTAGCTGACCGCGTGCAAGCAAATGAGACGCCAGCAGACATTGTAGTGCCAACAGCAACCACAAGCCAAGTGGCATCTCAAGTCGAACCAGCGCCGCAAATGGTCATAAGCCAAGCGCCGACCAATAATTCCCTGGCACAAGTGACATCAGTGTCGCAGTTATCCGACGTGCAGCCGACCGACTGGGCATTTCAAGCGTTACAGTCGTTAGTCGAGCGCTACGGTTGTATTGCCGGCTATCCAGATGGAACGTATCGCGGCAATCGCGCCTTGACCCGCTTTGAATTCGCCGCTGGGTTAAACGCCTGTTTAGACCGCGTTAACGAGTTGATCGCCACCGCCACCGCCGACCAAGTGACCCGCGAAGACTTAGCAACTCTGCAGCGCCTGCAAGAAGAATTTGCCGCAGAAATTGCAACGCTGCGCGGTCGCGTGGATGCGCTCGAAGCACAAACCGCAGAACTAGAGGCAAATCAGTTCTCAACCACAACCGTCCTCAACGGCGAAGTGATCTTCGGCATCTCGGACGTGTTTGGCGACTCAGCCGTCGGTGGCGCCGACTTAGAGTACAACACCGTTGTTGGCGCGCGGGCGCGGTTGAACTTTGACACTAGTTTTACCGGTAAAGATCGCTTAAGAACGCGTCTCCAAGCAGCAAACCTTGACAACAATAGTGATGAAACGGGGACAGCAATGACCCGTTTAGGCTTTGACACCAACACGGGGAACGATGTTGAAATTGATGACTTTTACTATCGTTTCCCCATTGGTAACGCCGCTTTAGTTCAACTTAACTTCACGAATGCTGAACTTGACGATAACATTTTCACCTTCAACCCAGCGTTTGAAAGCAGCGGTAGTGGTGCAATATCCCGCTATGGTCGATTCAGCCCAATTTACCGCCAAGCTGAAGGTGGTGCTGGCATAACCTTAACACTTAATCCAGACGGTCCTCTTTCTTTATCTGGAGCGTTCTTTGCACCGGATGCAGAAGACCCTGGCACAGGTAGTGGACTCTTTAATGGTGCTTACGGCGCTATAGGTCAACTTTCCTGGCGTGCTAATGATACTTTCAGTATCGGTGCTACTTATGCACGTACCTATCAAAATACAGAAAGCGGTATCAATCTATTCGGTTCTACGGGTAGCGCTAATGCTAACGCACCTTTTGGCGAAGTAGCAACTGAAGCTAACCACTACGGCGTGCAAGCCAGTTTAAAACTCGGTACAACCTTAAACCTCTCAGGTTGGGTAGGTTACTCAACTGCGGATGCTTTAGCAGGACCCAACGCAGGTGCTGATGCGAATATGTTCTACTGGGCAACTGCACTAGCAATACAAGATTTGGGTAGAGAAGGTAGTCAGTTAGGTTTGATCTTTGGTCAACCTCCGAGAGTAACAGACAGCGCTCTAGTCGAAGACCCAGATACTTCCTATCATCTTGAAGGATTGTATCGCCTACAGCTTACCGAAAATGTTGCTATCACTCCTGGCGTATTAGTGATCTTTAATCCAGAACACAATAATGCTAACGACACGATTTATGTAGGAACACTCCGTACTACATTCTCGTTTTAA
- a CDS encoding iron uptake porin, whose amino-acid sequence MTKIFWNALRLSPVLLGATLLLADRVQANETPADIVVPTATTSQVASQVEPAPQMVISQAPTNNSLAQVTSVSQLSDVQPTDWAFQALQSLVERYGCIAGYPDGTYRGNRALTRFEFAAGLNACLDRVNELIATATADQVTREDLATLQRLQEEFAAEIATLRGRVDALEAQTAELEANQFSTTTVLNGEVIFGISDVFGDSAVGGADLEYNTVVGARARLNFDTSFGGRDLLRTRLQAANFDNTTNETGTAMTRLGFDTNTGNDVEIDDLFYRFPIGNAALVQLNANAGLDSGLFTFNPAFDSTGRGSISRYGQRSSIYRTGGTGAGLSVILNPEGPFTVSGAFIAPTANTPEAGTGVFQGAYTALGQVALRISDTFTIGATYARAYQNTASGINLFGSTGSGNANAPFGDVATEANHYGLQASLQLGTTLNLSGWAGYSTADALVGPAADADIFYWAASLALQDFGREGNQLGIVFGQPPRVTESTIATDPDISYHLEGFYRLQLTENVSITPGVLVIFNPEHNNANDTIYVGTLRTTFSF is encoded by the coding sequence ATGACAAAAATATTCTGGAATGCTTTGCGGCTCAGTCCAGTCCTATTAGGAGCAACCCTGCTGCTAGCTGACCGCGTGCAAGCAAATGAGACGCCAGCAGACATTGTAGTGCCAACAGCAACCACAAGCCAAGTGGCATCTCAAGTCGAACCAGCGCCGCAAATGGTCATAAGCCAAGCGCCGACCAATAATTCCCTGGCACAAGTGACATCAGTGTCGCAGTTATCCGACGTGCAGCCGACCGACTGGGCATTTCAAGCGTTACAGTCGTTAGTCGAGCGCTACGGTTGTATTGCCGGCTATCCAGATGGAACGTATCGCGGCAATCGCGCCTTGACCCGCTTTGAATTCGCCGCTGGGTTAAACGCCTGTTTAGACCGCGTTAACGAGTTGATCGCCACCGCCACCGCCGACCAAGTGACCCGCGAAGACTTAGCAACTCTGCAGCGCCTGCAAGAAGAATTTGCCGCAGAAATTGCAACGCTGCGCGGTCGCGTGGATGCGCTCGAAGCACAAACCGCAGAACTAGAGGCAAATCAGTTCTCAACCACAACCGTCCTCAACGGCGAAGTGATCTTCGGCATCTCGGACGTGTTTGGCGACTCAGCCGTCGGTGGCGCCGACTTAGAGTACAACACCGTTGTTGGCGCGCGAGCGCGGTTGAACTTTGACACCAGCTTTGGTGGTCGAGATCTATTGAGAACGCGTCTCCAAGCAGCAAACTTTGATAATACCACTAACGAGACGGGGACAGCAATGACCCGTTTAGGCTTTGACACCAACACGGGGAACGATGTTGAAATCGATGACTTGTTTTATCGTTTCCCCATTGGTAACGCCGCTTTAGTTCAACTTAATGCTAATGCAGGACTAGATAGCGGGCTATTCACCTTCAACCCTGCTTTTGACAGTACTGGTCGCGGTTCAATCTCGCGTTACGGTCAACGTAGCTCAATCTACCGCACAGGCGGCACCGGTGCTGGATTATCTGTGATCTTGAATCCAGAAGGTCCTTTCACCGTATCGGGGGCGTTCATTGCGCCTACGGCAAACACTCCTGAAGCAGGTACAGGAGTCTTTCAAGGGGCTTACACTGCTTTAGGTCAAGTTGCTCTCCGAATCAGCGATACTTTCACAATTGGTGCAACCTACGCTCGTGCTTATCAAAACACAGCCAGCGGAATTAACTTGTTTGGCTCAACAGGTAGCGGTAATGCTAACGCACCGTTTGGTGACGTTGCTACCGAAGCTAACCACTACGGCTTGCAAGCAAGCTTACAACTGGGTACCACCTTGAACCTTTCAGGTTGGGCAGGTTACTCGACTGCTGATGCTTTAGTAGGACCTGCCGCTGATGCAGATATATTCTACTGGGCAGCTTCATTAGCACTACAAGACTTCGGTAGAGAAGGCAATCAGCTGGGTATCGTTTTTGGTCAACCACCGCGAGTTACAGAAAGCACAATTGCTACAGACCCAGACATTTCCTACCATCTTGAAGGATTCTACCGCCTACAGCTTACCGAAAATGTTTCGATTACTCCTGGCGTATTAGTGATCTTTAATCCAGAACACAATAATGCCAACGATACAATTTATGTAGGAACACTTCGTACTACATTCTCGTTCTAA
- a CDS encoding DUF3318 domain-containing protein yields the protein MEPAIEIRRLVEIMPASGRMMTKIVNKPEQATVIHSPFPLPWNQQRLIYINFDLWRRLSQPQRDLLLLRTVSWLLQVKWLKPDIYQGVAIAGLIGATIELVQQDAVGVVVAGGLSAIAINRIWRNNRSTQLEIEADEAAIQIAQRRNYIKAEAAEHLLSAIEAVAKLEKRPSLTFVELVRCQNLRAIAGLSPVSVPEAFK from the coding sequence ATGGAGCCAGCTATTGAAATTCGCCGCCTTGTAGAGATCATGCCAGCTTCTGGTCGCATGATGACTAAAATTGTAAATAAACCAGAGCAAGCAACCGTAATCCATAGCCCGTTTCCCCTGCCTTGGAATCAGCAACGATTGATATATATTAACTTTGACTTATGGCGTCGGCTCTCGCAACCGCAAAGAGACCTGCTATTGTTACGCACGGTATCTTGGCTTTTGCAAGTTAAGTGGTTAAAGCCAGATATTTATCAAGGTGTTGCGATCGCTGGATTAATCGGCGCAACAATCGAATTAGTGCAACAAGACGCTGTAGGAGTTGTAGTTGCAGGTGGTTTGAGCGCGATCGCCATTAATCGCATTTGGCGTAATAATCGCAGTACGCAACTCGAAATCGAAGCTGATGAAGCCGCGATTCAAATTGCCCAAAGGCGCAACTACATCAAAGCTGAAGCCGCAGAACATTTACTATCCGCCATCGAAGCCGTTGCCAAACTCGAAAAGCGTCCTAGTTTAACGTTTGTTGAACTTGTTCGTTGCCAAAATTTACGCGCGATCGCGGGTTTATCCCCAGTAAGTGTCCCTGAAGCCTTTAAGTAA
- a CDS encoding glycosyltransferase has protein sequence MSRNHKLKNECQDILLLLGWTAIAVGLRLTRLASKPPWTDEFSTLVFSLGNSFLGVPLNQAIALDTLLQPLQHNPSHGVIQVVQNLVTESNHPPLYFVLAHLWMNFWSPESTDLVSVWVARSLPALLGAASIPAIYGLSWLSFRSRLVSQLAAAMMAVSPYGIFLAQEARHYTLAIVWVIASLSCLAIAIRRLEYRKPIPLWLVVVWIITNFLGIATHYFFVLTLCAEAIVLIVLWWRQRQSAGFHLTWSANPWWQILLVAVGTFLGSLVWLPVFFQNNYGSDLTDWIQNGSNGLLALLNPIFQALAAWLTMISLLPVEAPQLPIVIASGVVMLIFFLWALPWLYCGIKVKLAQPKMRLMTWVFVGIVCSAIALFFFFTYALGIDLTRGARYNFVYFPAVMVLLGASLAVCWRTPDLQGKRAVALIWLMGLLSAITVVCNLGYQKYYRPDLMLEIIQNASRSPILVATTHRTHVQIGEMMGIGREFKLAGIDTPQFLLARETSTASATLQQVVNNFPRPLDLWLINFHAPVQVDGCTVDTLSSPPVNGYDYQLYRCK, from the coding sequence ATGTCACGCAATCACAAGCTCAAGAATGAATGCCAAGATATATTGTTGCTGTTAGGATGGACAGCGATCGCTGTTGGTTTGCGGTTGACGCGACTTGCGAGTAAACCACCTTGGACGGATGAATTTTCGACGTTAGTCTTTAGCTTGGGGAATAGTTTTCTGGGCGTGCCTTTAAATCAGGCGATCGCGCTTGATACACTTTTGCAACCGTTGCAACATAATCCGAGTCATGGTGTTATACAGGTCGTTCAAAATCTAGTTACAGAAAGTAATCATCCACCGCTATACTTTGTGCTAGCTCATTTGTGGATGAATTTTTGGTCGCCAGAATCAACAGATTTAGTTTCGGTATGGGTAGCGCGATCGCTTCCGGCGTTACTTGGTGCAGCATCGATTCCGGCAATTTATGGGCTGAGTTGGCTGAGTTTTCGTTCGCGCCTTGTGAGTCAGCTAGCGGCGGCGATGATGGCGGTTTCGCCCTATGGCATTTTTTTAGCGCAAGAAGCCCGACATTACACGCTGGCAATTGTATGGGTGATTGCTTCTTTGAGTTGTTTAGCGATCGCCATTCGACGGCTTGAGTACCGCAAACCAATTCCTCTGTGGCTCGTTGTTGTTTGGATTATTACAAATTTTTTAGGAATTGCCACGCACTATTTTTTTGTGTTGACTTTGTGTGCTGAAGCGATTGTGTTAATCGTGTTGTGGTGGCGTCAGCGTCAAAGTGCTGGATTTCACTTGACGTGGAGTGCTAACCCTTGGTGGCAAATTTTGCTTGTTGCGGTGGGGACATTTTTGGGCAGTTTAGTGTGGCTACCTGTTTTTTTCCAAAATAATTATGGTAGCGACCTCACAGATTGGATTCAAAACGGTAGCAATGGGTTATTGGCGTTGCTTAACCCGATTTTTCAAGCACTGGCGGCTTGGTTGACGATGATATCGTTGCTACCAGTAGAAGCCCCACAGCTACCGATTGTCATTGCTTCAGGTGTTGTGATGCTCATTTTCTTTTTATGGGCGCTACCTTGGTTGTATTGCGGTATCAAGGTAAAACTCGCACAACCGAAAATGCGGTTAATGACTTGGGTTTTTGTCGGGATTGTATGTAGTGCGATCGCGTTGTTCTTTTTCTTTACTTACGCTTTAGGGATCGATCTCACGCGTGGTGCGCGTTACAACTTCGTCTACTTTCCGGCGGTGATGGTTTTACTTGGAGCAAGTCTTGCTGTTTGTTGGCGAACTCCTGATTTGCAAGGAAAACGTGCTGTCGCCTTAATTTGGCTGATGGGGCTACTGAGTGCGATTACGGTGGTGTGTAATTTGGGCTATCAAAAATACTACCGTCCTGACTTGATGCTGGAGATTATACAAAATGCCTCGCGATCGCCGATTCTCGTCGCCACAACACACAGAACGCACGTACAAATCGGTGAAATGATGGGGATAGGAAGAGAATTTAAATTGGCTGGAATAGATACGCCGCAATTTCTGCTAGCACGTGAAACAAGCACAGCTTCTGCAACTTTACAACAAGTGGTCAATAATTTTCCTCGACCTTTAGACTTGTGGTTAATTAATTTTCACGCCCCAGTGCAAGTAGATGGCTGTACGGTTGATACTTTATCTTCACCACCTGTGAATGGTTACGACTATCAACTGTATCGCTGTAAATGA
- the cofH gene encoding 7,8-didemethyl-8-hydroxy-5-deazariboflavin synthase subunit CofH, translating to MTNKAVEKILARVLTGDELSSHEGVILLQQTDEDAIAAIRDTADQLRRRQAGDTVTYVINRNINFTNICEQHCSFCAFRRDSGEKEAYWLNWGQILEKTTDAVQRGATEICMQGGLNPQAKINGRSLPYYLKLVETIKTHFPQLHLHAFSPQEVEFIAREDDISYAAVIAALRDAGVGSMPGTAAEVLDDRVRRILCPEKINTATWLEIVSTAHRLGLPTTSTMLSGHIETPQQQIHHLEQLRSLQKTARDRNYPAAITEFILLPFVGQEAPKALRRRVGRDQPVLADALLLTAVARIFLGNVIPNHQPSWVKLGLFGAVEALKWGCNDIGGTLMEEHITTMAGAIGGTCMEVETLQTAITSIKRPYAQRDTLYNLVVKKDEKQAVSS from the coding sequence GTGACTAATAAAGCCGTTGAAAAGATTCTGGCGCGGGTTTTAACAGGTGACGAATTATCTTCACACGAGGGAGTCATCTTATTACAGCAAACCGATGAAGACGCGATCGCCGCAATTCGCGATACTGCCGATCAACTCCGCCGCAGGCAGGCAGGCGATACGGTAACGTACGTCATCAATCGTAATATTAACTTTACAAATATTTGCGAACAGCACTGTAGTTTTTGCGCGTTTCGCCGCGATTCTGGTGAAAAAGAAGCTTACTGGCTCAACTGGGGGCAAATTCTCGAAAAAACAACTGATGCTGTCCAGCGTGGTGCAACAGAAATTTGCATGCAAGGCGGATTAAACCCGCAAGCAAAAATCAACGGACGTTCCTTGCCTTATTATCTAAAACTCGTAGAAACTATCAAAACACACTTTCCACAATTGCACTTACACGCTTTCTCACCCCAGGAAGTTGAATTTATCGCGCGAGAAGACGATATCAGTTATGCTGCTGTCATTGCTGCTTTACGCGATGCGGGAGTGGGGTCAATGCCAGGAACCGCAGCCGAAGTCCTCGACGATCGAGTTCGGCGAATTTTGTGCCCAGAAAAAATCAACACAGCAACTTGGCTCGAAATCGTCAGTACCGCGCATCGCCTAGGCTTACCAACAACGAGTACCATGCTCTCTGGGCATATAGAAACACCCCAACAGCAAATTCATCACCTCGAACAATTGCGATCGCTACAAAAAACAGCACGCGATCGCAACTATCCCGCAGCGATTACCGAATTCATTTTGCTACCGTTTGTCGGTCAAGAAGCCCCCAAAGCATTACGCCGCCGTGTTGGCAGAGATCAACCAGTACTTGCTGATGCCTTATTACTCACAGCAGTAGCGCGAATTTTTTTAGGAAACGTCATACCCAACCATCAACCCAGCTGGGTCAAACTGGGGCTCTTCGGGGCAGTAGAAGCTTTAAAGTGGGGCTGCAACGATATCGGCGGTACTTTGATGGAAGAACACATTACCACGATGGCAGGTGCGATCGGCGGTACGTGCATGGAAGTAGAAACGCTACAAACTGCAATTACTTCTATCAAAAGACCATACGCACAACGCGATACGCTTTATAACTTAGTTGTAAAAAAAGATGAGAAGCAAGCAGTTAGTAGCTAG
- the psb27 gene encoding photosystem II protein Psb27 produces MKRYLSRLLTLALVVVIGLTGCSNNIFSDSLSGDYRQDTLAVVNTLRNALDLPEDAPEKAEAQAEARQKINEFAARYQRDSAVAGLSSFTTMRTALNSLAGHYSSYPNRPVPKKLKQRLEQEFKQVEMALNRGS; encoded by the coding sequence ATGAAGCGCTATTTGTCTCGTCTACTTACCCTCGCTTTGGTTGTTGTTATTGGCTTGACAGGCTGTTCTAACAACATTTTTTCAGATAGTCTAAGTGGAGATTATCGTCAAGATACGCTCGCTGTGGTCAACACGCTGAGAAATGCCCTCGACTTGCCTGAGGATGCGCCGGAAAAAGCCGAAGCACAAGCAGAAGCACGTCAAAAGATCAACGAGTTTGCTGCGCGTTACCAGCGCGATAGTGCCGTTGCTGGGTTGAGTTCTTTTACCACAATGCGAACTGCGTTAAATTCCTTGGCAGGACACTATAGTTCTTATCCAAATCGTCCCGTACCAAAGAAACTCAAACAACGGTTAGAGCAAGAATTCAAGCAAGTAGAAATGGCACTTAACCGAGGTAGCTAA